One Salvia splendens isolate huo1 chromosome 22, SspV2, whole genome shotgun sequence DNA segment encodes these proteins:
- the LOC121786806 gene encoding alpha-soluble NSF attachment protein-like has protein sequence MGDHLARAEDFESKAVKKLSGWGLFGSKFEDAADLFDKAANSFKLSKSWDRAGAVYVKLANCHLKLDSKHEAANAYADESANFWW, from the exons atgggCGATCATCTAGCGAGGGCGGAGGACTTCGAGAGCAAAGCCGTGAAGAAGCTCAGCGGCTGGGGCTTATTCGGCTCCAAATTCGAAGACGCAGCCGACTTATTCGACAAAGCCGCCAACTCTTTCAAGCTCTCCAAATCAT GGGATCGAGCGGGAGCAGTTTATGTAAAGTTGGCTAACTGTCATTTGAAG TTAGATAGCAAGCATGAAGCTGCTAATGCGTAtgctgatgaatccgcgaatttctggtggtag
- the LOC121786407 gene encoding indole-3-acetate O-methyltransferase 1-like, with the protein MGKDSSNMNLEMVLSMKGGKGEDSYHNNSQAQGQHAKMMLHLLSEALDGARLSSAEAGFAVADLGCSSGSNTVDMVEFIIKRMADRYKAVGSEPPEFSAFFCDLPSNDFNTLFQLLPPHGHTSYFAAAVAGSFHRRLFLAKHIDFFYSAFSLHWLSQIPEEVVDKKSMAYNEGRIFIHGAKESTVNAFKKQFERDLGAFLCSRSKELKSGGSMFLVFLGRTSSDPTDQGGAGILFGTHFQDAWDDLVRQGVIASEKRDNFNIPIYAASLEEFKEVVEADGSFVINKLQVFKGGSPLVVNRCNDAAEIGRALATSCRSVSGVLVDAHIGDQLSDQLFSRVANRAMARADELLHQLQFFHIVASLSLA; encoded by the exons ATGGGAAAGGATTCTTCTAACATGAATCTTGAAATGGTTTTGAGCATGAAAGGTGGAAAAGGAGAAGATAGTTATCATAACAACTCTCAAGCCCAG GGACAACACGCTAAAATGATGCTCCACCTTTTGAGCGAAGCTCTCGACGGCGCGCGGCTGAGCTCAGCGGAGGCTGGTTTTGCGGTGGCGGACCTCGGGTGCTCGAGCGGCAGCAACACCGTAGATATGGTGGAGTTCATAATCAAGCGCATGGCCGATCGTTACAAAGCGGTGGGGAGCGAGCCGCCGGAGTTCTCGGCCTTCTTCTGCGACCTCCCGTCCAACGACTTCAACACTCTCTTTCAGCTCCTTCCGCCGCACGGCCACACGTCTTACTTCGCCGCCGCCGTGGCCGGCTCGTTCCACCGGAGGCTTTTTCTGGCGAAGCATATTGACTTTTTCTACTCTGCCTTCTCTTTGCATTGGCTATCTcag ATACCTGAGGAGGTGGTGGACAAGAAATCAATGGCATACAACGAAGGAAGAATATTCATACATGGTGCAAAAGAGAGCACCGTAAATGCCTTCAAAAAACAGTTTGAACGTGATTTAGGTGCCTTCTTGTGTTCAAGATCCAAAGAATTGAAGTCTGGAGGATCAATGTTCCTCGTTTTCCTGGGCCGGACTAGCTCCGACCCGACCGACCAGGGCGGGGCGGGTATTCTCTTCGGCACGCATTTCCAAGATGCTTGGGATGATCTTGTCCGCCAG GGTGTAATTGCAAGTGAAAAACGTGACAATTTCAACATCCCAATCTACGCGGCGAGCCTAGAGGAGTTCAAGGAGGTGGTGGAAGCCGACGGCTCTTTCGTTATCAACAAGCTGCAGGTTTTCAAAGGTGGGAGCCCTCTCGTCGTCAACCGCTGCAACGACGCAGCTGAGATCGGCCGCGCCTTAGCCACCTCGTGCAGGAGCGTCAGCGGCGTCCTTGTTGACGCGCACATCGGCGATCAGCTCAGCGATCAGCTCTTCTCGCGCGTGGCCAACCGAGCCATGGCTCGGGCCGATGAGCTACTTCACCAGCTTCAGTTCTTTCATATAGTTGCTTCCCTTTCCTTGGCTTAG